From a single Oncorhynchus nerka isolate Pitt River linkage group LG11, Oner_Uvic_2.0, whole genome shotgun sequence genomic region:
- the LOC115136617 gene encoding eukaryotic translation initiation factor 4 gamma 1-like isoform X3 produces the protein MNKAPQPITGPPSATHPAPSPGIQQATFPPGQPPSVVFATPPPQMNPAPQHRQFAPGPRALHQQGGFRSLQPYYSRPSNAPRVPPSSTPRPVAPTHVYQPGQQMMMIPSQQIPFPNQQGPAYFIPGQYRSTYVATPQQYPVPPGTPGFYPGTSPAEYGTYAGAYYPAQQQYTSSVPAAPVIMNPPPQQQQPPSQQQIHPKRERKQIIIRDPNQGGRDITEEIMSGGTRSGTTPTPPQSSISGSEGPAVGQADGENVTPVVVRPDDRGNPAATLITGPLALSKTPELVKTYPAPTEVKLPDTDSKSPSLSQDLPTPPSVTTSHHNTVPTTPQPSTSPIADMMDAPAAAPTPSAPEVPAYPAPLPEPRPTPEEHPSAAKEEREEVKIKEEVAEARQEVTTSSKPEPSLAPVITPSSSANGISATQPPPAKEEEPAALSINMPTPQAAEPPPESPIAQPEELRLPNGLPLPSPQDPEKMSAESSECDVSPIAEPEVAQLQSEAPMPKLTPVAVTAMPAPIVKATPAPVAQATPAPVAQATPAPVAQATPAPVAKATPVAKATPAPVAQATPAPVAQATPVLAETATTTVITAPRVEDEMDSPPPQSTTPAGESSMQAAVSVPKKKRKMKDLNKKEAVGDLLDAFKEEQVVESTPEPEQATPTSASDAKEPRPANTPAVEEVDETWEEKEDKLDAENIEPKPEDLKYQYKEELCRPIDPEEKKRYDRDFLLGFQFISAAMSKPEGLPQISDVVLDKANKAPLRQLDPSRLPGMNMGPDFTPSFANLGRPGMGGGGGGHRGGPPSGMGGGGPRRSQQGQRKEPRRIINISSSLTEDVKLNKAEKAWKPAVKKATSGQAAPEEESDDSEQAKTQELFKRVRSILNKLTPQMFQQLMKQVTELTIDTEERLKGVIDLIFEKAISEPNFSVAYANMCRCLIGLKVPTTDKPGVTVNFRKLLLNRCQKEFEKDKDDDVIFEKKQKELDAAATEEKDRLKAELEEAKDQARRRSLGNIKFIGELFKLKMLTEAIMHDCIVKLLKNHDEESLECLCRLLSTIGKDLDFEKAKPRMDQYFAQMDKIIKEKKTSSRIRFMLQDVLDLRRNTWVPRRGEQGPKTIDQIHKDAELEEHREVLKVQQQLLNQNTRGGVGGRGGGGRDQGSRGGQHPQTGQRSQPQDEGWNTVPISTKSRPIDTSRLSKITKPGALDFNNQLLAPQLGGKGMWGSWGKGSSGGTTGAKPAGEATPESGGRPATSTLNRFSALQPQQPSSAGPSHDSDRRVPQRNSSSRDRGSDRFERHDRGSNDRFDRRDDRRDDRDRNRPPVTKRSFSRETEEHSREREHSGPADPVRRVASMTDDRSSRDRARSKDNVKREATLTPPPAQNKPALSEEMLEKKSTAIIEEYLHINDMKEALQCVVEMNSTPLLFVFVRSGLESTLERSPIVRERMGLLLHQLYKAGTLPKEQYYRGLQEILEVAEDMAIDVPHIWLYLAELITPMLHEGGIPMGQLFKEISKPLVPQGTAGVLLVQILTLLCKGMSHKKAGAMWREAGLSWKDFLPEDEDVNKFVTEKNVEFTLGGGGDDEKSSKKELSSEELNKQLDRLIQDKADNQRIYDWVEANLDETQMSSNMFVRAVMTSICQSAIICENPYKLDAKVITRRAKLLHKYLKDEQKELQALYALQALMVEMEQPANLLRMFFDTLYDEDVINEEAFNKWESSKDPAEMQGKGVALKSVTAFFTWLREAEDEESDNNS, from the exons CAGGGGCATACTACCCGGCCCAACAGCAGTACACGTCCTCCGTGCCAGCTGCTCCGGTCATCATGAACCCTCCCCCCCAGCAGCAGCAACCACCTTCACAGCAACAGATCCACCCCAAAAGGGAGCGCAAACAG ATCATAATACGAGACCCTAACCAGGGTGGTAGAGACATAACTGAGGAGATTATGTCAGGGGGCACCCGCAGTGGCACCACCCCCACACCCCCACAG TCGTCTATATCTGGATCAGAGGGCCCAGCCGTTGGCCAGGCCGACGGGGAGAACGTGACACCTGTCGTGGTCAGACCAG ATGACCGAGGGAATCCTGCAGCCACTCTCATAACTGGCCCCCTAGCCCTGTCTAAAACCCCTGAACTGGTCAAGACTTACCCTGCCCCAACAGAGGTCAaactcccagacacagacagtaaATCCCCTTCCTTATCCCAGGACCTACCCACACCCCCGTCAGTAACTACCAGCCACCACAATACTGTCCCTACTACCCCCCAACCCTCAACTAGTCCCATTGCAGACATGATGGACGCTCCAGCCGCTGCTCCAACTCCATCTGCCCCTGAAGTGCCCGCTTACCCTGCACCCCTGCCTGAACCCCGCCCCACTCCTGAGGAGCATCCCTCAGCTGCTAAGGAGGAGCGGGAGGAAGTGAAGATTAAAGAGGAGGTAGCGGAGGCTAGGCAGGAGGTGACTACATCATCCAAACCTGAGCCTTCCCTTGCTCCAGTGATCACCCCTAGCAGCAGCGCTAATGGTATCTCTGCCACCCAGCCACCCCCAGCCAAGGAGGAGGAGCCAGCAGCCCTGTCCATCAACATGCCCACCCCCCAGGCAGCAGAACCCCCCCCGGAGTCTCCCATCGCCCAGCCAGAGGAGCTCAGGCTGCCCAATGGCCTGCCGCTCCCCAGCCCCCAGGACCCTGAGAAGATGTCTGCGGAGTCGTCGGAGTGTGACGTCAGCCCCATTGCTGAGCCTGAGGTGGCTCAGTTACAGAGCGAGGCACCCATGCCTAAACTGACGCCTGTTGCAGTCACAGCCATGCCCGCCCCAATTGTCAAGGCCACGCCCGCCCCCGTTGCCCAGGCCACGCCCGCCCCCGTTGCCCAGGCCACGCCCGCCCCCGTTGCCCAGGCCACGCCCGCCCCCGTTGCCAAGGCCACGCCCGTTGCCAAGGCCACACCCGCCCCCGTTGCCCAGGCCACGCCCGCCCCCGTTGCCCAGGCCACGCCTGTCCTAGCTGagactgctactactacagttATAACTGCTCCCCGTGTAGAAGACGAGATGGACTCTCCACCACCACAGAGCACCACCCCAGCCGGGGAGAGTTCTATGCAAG CTGCTGTTTCTGTGCCAAAAAAAAAGAGGAAGATGAAGGATCTGAACAAGAAGGAGGCTGTTGGAGACCTCCTGGATGCCTTTAAGGAG gAGCAGGTAGTGGAGAGCACTCCTGAGCCAGAGCAGGCCACACCCACTTCTGCCTCTGACGCTAAGGAGCCCCGCCCGGCCAACACCCCTGCAGTCGAAGAGGTGGATGAGAcgtgggaggagaaggaggacaaACTGGATGCAGAGAATATCGAACCCAAGCCCGAGGATCTGAAGTACCAATACAAAGAGG AACTATGTAGGCCTATAGAcccagaggagaagaagaggtatGACAGGGACTTCCTGCTGGGTTTCCAGTTCATCAGTGCCGCCATGTCCAAGCCTGAGGGCCTGCCTCAGATCAGTGACGTGGTGCTGGACAAG GCGAATAAGGCCCCTCTCCGCCAGCTGGACCCCAGCCGTTTGCCAGGGATGAACATGGGCCCCGACTTCACACCCTCGTTTGCCAACCTGGGCAGGCCTGgaatgggaggaggtggaggtggccacagaggaggacca ccctCTGGTATGGGTGGTGGAGGACCGCGTCGCTCCCAACAGGGTCAGCGTAAGGAGCCCAGGAGGATCATCAACATCTCTTCGTCTCTGACGGAAGACGTGAAGCTCAACAAGGCTGAGAAGGCCTGGAAGCCCGCTGTCAAGAAGGCTACCAGTGGGCAAGCTGCTCCTGAGGAGGAGAGCGACGACTCGGAACAGGCCAAGACCCAGGAGCTGTTCAAGAGGGTCCGTAGTATCCTGAACAAGCTGACCCCTCAGATGTTCCAACAGCTGATGAAGCAGGTCACAGAGCTGACCATCGATACAGAGGAGAGGCTGAAGGGAGTGATAGATCTGATCTTTGAGAAGGCCATCTCTGAACCCAACTTCTCCGTGGCCTACGCCAACATGTGCCGCTGCCTTATTGGG CTCAAAGTCCCCACCACAGACAAGCCGGGAGTCACTGTGAATTTCCGCAAGCTGCTTCTGAACCGCTGTCAGAAGGAGTTTGAGAAGGACAAGGACGATGATGTCATCTTTGAGAAGAAGCAGAAAGAGCTGGACGCTGCAGCCACG GAGGAGAAGGATCGCCTgaaggcagagctggaggaggCCAAAGACCAGGCGCGGCGGCGGTCGCTAGGCAACATCAAGTTCATTGGTGAGCTATTCAAGCTGAAGATGCTGACGGAGGCCATCATGCATGACTGCATCGTCAAGCTGCTGAAGAACCACGACGAGGAGTCACTAGAGTGCCTCTGTAGACTCTTGTCAACTATAGGGAAGGACCTGGACTTTGAAAAGGCAAAG cCACGTATGGACCAGTACTTTGCCCAGATGGACAAGATCATCAAGGAGAAGAAGACATCGTCCAGAATCCGCTTCATGCTGCAGGACGTACTGGACCTCAGGAGG AACACGTGGGTccccaggagaggagagcagggcccCAAGACCATAGACCAGATCCACAAGGATGCTGAGCTAGAGGAGCACAGGGAGGTTCTCAAGGTGCAGCAGCAACTCCTCAACCAGAACACACGAGGAGGAGTTGGAGGACGTGGTGGTGGAGGAAGAGATCAGGGGAGCCGCGGGGGCCAACACCCCCAGACGGGCCAAAGGAGTCAGCCCCAGGACGAGGGCTGGAACACAGTTCCCATCTCCACCAAGAGCAGACCCATCGACACCAGCCGACTCAGCAAGATCACTAAG cCCGGGGCTTTGGACTTCAACAACCAGCTGCTGGCGCCCCAGCTCGGGGGTAAGGGCATGTGGGGCAGCTGGGGCAAGGGCAGCAGTGGAGGCACCACCGGAGCCAAACCCGCTGGTGAAGCCA CCCCAGAGTCAGGAGGCCGCCCAGCCACCAGCACCCTCAACAGGTTCTCAGCATTGCAGCCACAGCAGCCCTCCTCCGCAGGGCCCTCACATGACTCGGACAGAAGAGTTCCTCAGAG GAACAGCTCGAGCCGGGACCGTGGCAGCGACAGATTCGAGCGTCATGACCGTGGCAGCAACGACCGCTTCGACAGGCGGGATGACCGGCGAGACGACCGGGACAGGAACCGGCCCCCGGTCACCAAGCGGAGCTTTAGCAGGGAGACGGAGgagcacagcagagagagggagcacagcGGCCCTGCTGATCCTGTACGCCGTGTAGCCAGCATGACCGATGACCGGAGCAGCAGAGACCGAGCCAGGAGCAAAGACAATG TGAAGAGGGAAGCTACTCTGACCCCCCCTCCTGCCCAGAACAAACCTGCCTTGAGTGAAGAAATGCTGGAAAAGAAGTCCACAGCTATCATAGAGGAGTACCTACACATCAACGACATGAAG GAGGCGCTGCAGTGTGTAGTGGAGATGAACAGCACCCCGCTGCTCTTTGTATTTGTACGGAGTGGTCTAGAGTCCACTCTGGAGCGCAGCCCCATCGTCAGAGAACGCATGGGCCTGCTGCTGCACCAGCTGTACAAGGCAGGGACCCTGCCCAAAGAGCAGTACTACAGAGG GCTTCAAGAGATACTGGAGGTGGCGGAGGACATGGCCATAGACGTCCCCCACATCTGGCTCTACCTGGCTGAGCTTATTACCCCTATGCTTCACGAAGGAGGCATCCCCATGGGACAGCTCTTCAA GGAGATATCCAAGCCCCTGGTTCCTCAGGGGACGGCTGGAGTTCTGCTGGTCCAGATCCTCACCTTACTCTGCAAAGGAATG AGCCATAAAAAGGCAGGCGCCATGTGGAGGGAGGCGGGGCTTAGCTGGAAAGACTTTCTGCCTGAGGACGAGGACGTCAACAAGTTTGTGACAGAAAAG AATGTGGAGTTCaccctgggaggaggaggagatgatgagAAGAGCAGTAAGAAAGAGCTGAGCTCAGAGGAGCTGAACAAACAGCTGGATAGACTCATACAGGACAAGGCTGACAACCAGAGGATCTATGATTGGGTCGAG GCTAACCTGGACGAGACGCAGATGTCCTCCAACATGTTTGTCAGAGCAGTCATGACATccatctgccagtcagccatcaTCT GTGAGAACCCTTACAAGTTGGATGCGAAGGTGATCACCCGGAGGGCCAAGCTGCTCCACAAGTACCTGAAGGATGAGCAGAAGGAGCTGCAGGCTCTCTACGCCTTGCAGGCCCTCATGGTGGAGATGGAGCAGCCTGCCA ACCTGCTGCGGATGTTCTTTGACACGCTGTATGATGAGGACGTGATCAACGAAGAGGCCTTCAACAAGTGGGAGTCCAGCAAGGACCCCGCAGAGATGCAGGGTAAGGGTGTGGCCCTGAAGTCCGTCACCGCCTTCTTCACCTGGCTCCGTGAGGCCGAGGACGAGGAGTCTGACAACAACAGCTAG
- the LOC115136617 gene encoding eukaryotic translation initiation factor 4 gamma 1-like isoform X4 has translation MNKAPQPITGPPSATHPAPSPGIQQATFPPGQPPSVVFATPPPQMNPAPQHRQFAPGPRALHQQGGFRSLQPYYSRPSNAPRVPPSSTPRPVAPTHVYQPGQQMMMIPSQQIPFPNQQGPAYFIPGQYRSTYVATPQQYPVPPGTPGFYPGTSPAEYGTYAGAYYPAQQQYTSSVPAAPVIMNPPPQQQQPPSQQQIHPKRERKQIIIRDPNQGGRDITEEIMSGGTRSGTTPTPPQVSDDSSESSISGSEGPAVGQADGENVTPVVVRPDDRGNPAATLITGPLALSKTPELVKTYPAPTEVKLPDTDSKSPSLSQDLPTPPSVTTSHHNTVPTTPQPSTSPIADMMDAPAAAPTPSAPEVPAYPAPLPEPRPTPEEHPSAAKEEREEVKIKEEVAEARQEVTTSSKPEPSLAPVITPSSSANGISATQPPPAKEEEPAALSINMPTPQAAEPPPESPIAQPEELRLPNGLPLPSPQDPEKMSAESSECDVSPIAEPEVAQLQSEAPMPKLTPVAVTAMPAPIVKATPAPVAQATPAPVAQATPAPVAQATPAPVAKATPVAKATPAPVAQATPAPVAQATPVLAETATTTVITAPRVEDEMDSPPPQSTTPAGESSMQAAVSVPKKKRKMKDLNKKEAVGDLLDAFKEVVESTPEPEQATPTSASDAKEPRPANTPAVEEVDETWEEKEDKLDAENIEPKPEDLKYQYKEELCRPIDPEEKKRYDRDFLLGFQFISAAMSKPEGLPQISDVVLDKANKAPLRQLDPSRLPGMNMGPDFTPSFANLGRPGMGGGGGGHRGGPPSGMGGGGPRRSQQGQRKEPRRIINISSSLTEDVKLNKAEKAWKPAVKKATSGQAAPEEESDDSEQAKTQELFKRVRSILNKLTPQMFQQLMKQVTELTIDTEERLKGVIDLIFEKAISEPNFSVAYANMCRCLIGLKVPTTDKPGVTVNFRKLLLNRCQKEFEKDKDDDVIFEKKQKELDAAATEEKDRLKAELEEAKDQARRRSLGNIKFIGELFKLKMLTEAIMHDCIVKLLKNHDEESLECLCRLLSTIGKDLDFEKAKPRMDQYFAQMDKIIKEKKTSSRIRFMLQDVLDLRRNTWVPRRGEQGPKTIDQIHKDAELEEHREVLKVQQQLLNQNTRGGVGGRGGGGRDQGSRGGQHPQTGQRSQPQDEGWNTVPISTKSRPIDTSRLSKITKPGALDFNNQLLAPQLGGKGMWGSWGKGSSGGTTGAKPAGEATPESGGRPATSTLNRFSALQPQQPSSAGPSHDSDRRVPQRNSSSRDRGSDRFERHDRGSNDRFDRRDDRRDDRDRNRPPVTKRSFSRETEEHSREREHSGPADPVRRVASMTDDRSSRDRARSKDNVKREATLTPPPAQNKPALSEEMLEKKSTAIIEEYLHINDMKEALQCVVEMNSTPLLFVFVRSGLESTLERSPIVRERMGLLLHQLYKAGTLPKEQYYRGLQEILEVAEDMAIDVPHIWLYLAELITPMLHEGGIPMGQLFKEISKPLVPQGTAGVLLVQILTLLCKGMSHKKAGAMWREAGLSWKDFLPEDEDVNKFVTEKNVEFTLGGGGDDEKSSKKELSSEELNKQLDRLIQDKADNQRIYDWVEANLDETQMSSNMFVRAVMTSICQSAIICENPYKLDAKVITRRAKLLHKYLKDEQKELQALYALQALMVEMEQPANLLRMFFDTLYDEDVINEEAFNKWESSKDPAEMQGKGVALKSVTAFFTWLREAEDEESDNNS, from the exons CAGGGGCATACTACCCGGCCCAACAGCAGTACACGTCCTCCGTGCCAGCTGCTCCGGTCATCATGAACCCTCCCCCCCAGCAGCAGCAACCACCTTCACAGCAACAGATCCACCCCAAAAGGGAGCGCAAACAG ATCATAATACGAGACCCTAACCAGGGTGGTAGAGACATAACTGAGGAGATTATGTCAGGGGGCACCCGCAGTGGCACCACCCCCACACCCCCACAGGTGAGCGACGACTCTTCAGAG TCGTCTATATCTGGATCAGAGGGCCCAGCCGTTGGCCAGGCCGACGGGGAGAACGTGACACCTGTCGTGGTCAGACCAG ATGACCGAGGGAATCCTGCAGCCACTCTCATAACTGGCCCCCTAGCCCTGTCTAAAACCCCTGAACTGGTCAAGACTTACCCTGCCCCAACAGAGGTCAaactcccagacacagacagtaaATCCCCTTCCTTATCCCAGGACCTACCCACACCCCCGTCAGTAACTACCAGCCACCACAATACTGTCCCTACTACCCCCCAACCCTCAACTAGTCCCATTGCAGACATGATGGACGCTCCAGCCGCTGCTCCAACTCCATCTGCCCCTGAAGTGCCCGCTTACCCTGCACCCCTGCCTGAACCCCGCCCCACTCCTGAGGAGCATCCCTCAGCTGCTAAGGAGGAGCGGGAGGAAGTGAAGATTAAAGAGGAGGTAGCGGAGGCTAGGCAGGAGGTGACTACATCATCCAAACCTGAGCCTTCCCTTGCTCCAGTGATCACCCCTAGCAGCAGCGCTAATGGTATCTCTGCCACCCAGCCACCCCCAGCCAAGGAGGAGGAGCCAGCAGCCCTGTCCATCAACATGCCCACCCCCCAGGCAGCAGAACCCCCCCCGGAGTCTCCCATCGCCCAGCCAGAGGAGCTCAGGCTGCCCAATGGCCTGCCGCTCCCCAGCCCCCAGGACCCTGAGAAGATGTCTGCGGAGTCGTCGGAGTGTGACGTCAGCCCCATTGCTGAGCCTGAGGTGGCTCAGTTACAGAGCGAGGCACCCATGCCTAAACTGACGCCTGTTGCAGTCACAGCCATGCCCGCCCCAATTGTCAAGGCCACGCCCGCCCCCGTTGCCCAGGCCACGCCCGCCCCCGTTGCCCAGGCCACGCCCGCCCCCGTTGCCCAGGCCACGCCCGCCCCCGTTGCCAAGGCCACGCCCGTTGCCAAGGCCACACCCGCCCCCGTTGCCCAGGCCACGCCCGCCCCCGTTGCCCAGGCCACGCCTGTCCTAGCTGagactgctactactacagttATAACTGCTCCCCGTGTAGAAGACGAGATGGACTCTCCACCACCACAGAGCACCACCCCAGCCGGGGAGAGTTCTATGCAAG CTGCTGTTTCTGTGCCAAAAAAAAAGAGGAAGATGAAGGATCTGAACAAGAAGGAGGCTGTTGGAGACCTCCTGGATGCCTTTAAGGAG GTAGTGGAGAGCACTCCTGAGCCAGAGCAGGCCACACCCACTTCTGCCTCTGACGCTAAGGAGCCCCGCCCGGCCAACACCCCTGCAGTCGAAGAGGTGGATGAGAcgtgggaggagaaggaggacaaACTGGATGCAGAGAATATCGAACCCAAGCCCGAGGATCTGAAGTACCAATACAAAGAGG AACTATGTAGGCCTATAGAcccagaggagaagaagaggtatGACAGGGACTTCCTGCTGGGTTTCCAGTTCATCAGTGCCGCCATGTCCAAGCCTGAGGGCCTGCCTCAGATCAGTGACGTGGTGCTGGACAAG GCGAATAAGGCCCCTCTCCGCCAGCTGGACCCCAGCCGTTTGCCAGGGATGAACATGGGCCCCGACTTCACACCCTCGTTTGCCAACCTGGGCAGGCCTGgaatgggaggaggtggaggtggccacagaggaggacca ccctCTGGTATGGGTGGTGGAGGACCGCGTCGCTCCCAACAGGGTCAGCGTAAGGAGCCCAGGAGGATCATCAACATCTCTTCGTCTCTGACGGAAGACGTGAAGCTCAACAAGGCTGAGAAGGCCTGGAAGCCCGCTGTCAAGAAGGCTACCAGTGGGCAAGCTGCTCCTGAGGAGGAGAGCGACGACTCGGAACAGGCCAAGACCCAGGAGCTGTTCAAGAGGGTCCGTAGTATCCTGAACAAGCTGACCCCTCAGATGTTCCAACAGCTGATGAAGCAGGTCACAGAGCTGACCATCGATACAGAGGAGAGGCTGAAGGGAGTGATAGATCTGATCTTTGAGAAGGCCATCTCTGAACCCAACTTCTCCGTGGCCTACGCCAACATGTGCCGCTGCCTTATTGGG CTCAAAGTCCCCACCACAGACAAGCCGGGAGTCACTGTGAATTTCCGCAAGCTGCTTCTGAACCGCTGTCAGAAGGAGTTTGAGAAGGACAAGGACGATGATGTCATCTTTGAGAAGAAGCAGAAAGAGCTGGACGCTGCAGCCACG GAGGAGAAGGATCGCCTgaaggcagagctggaggaggCCAAAGACCAGGCGCGGCGGCGGTCGCTAGGCAACATCAAGTTCATTGGTGAGCTATTCAAGCTGAAGATGCTGACGGAGGCCATCATGCATGACTGCATCGTCAAGCTGCTGAAGAACCACGACGAGGAGTCACTAGAGTGCCTCTGTAGACTCTTGTCAACTATAGGGAAGGACCTGGACTTTGAAAAGGCAAAG cCACGTATGGACCAGTACTTTGCCCAGATGGACAAGATCATCAAGGAGAAGAAGACATCGTCCAGAATCCGCTTCATGCTGCAGGACGTACTGGACCTCAGGAGG AACACGTGGGTccccaggagaggagagcagggcccCAAGACCATAGACCAGATCCACAAGGATGCTGAGCTAGAGGAGCACAGGGAGGTTCTCAAGGTGCAGCAGCAACTCCTCAACCAGAACACACGAGGAGGAGTTGGAGGACGTGGTGGTGGAGGAAGAGATCAGGGGAGCCGCGGGGGCCAACACCCCCAGACGGGCCAAAGGAGTCAGCCCCAGGACGAGGGCTGGAACACAGTTCCCATCTCCACCAAGAGCAGACCCATCGACACCAGCCGACTCAGCAAGATCACTAAG cCCGGGGCTTTGGACTTCAACAACCAGCTGCTGGCGCCCCAGCTCGGGGGTAAGGGCATGTGGGGCAGCTGGGGCAAGGGCAGCAGTGGAGGCACCACCGGAGCCAAACCCGCTGGTGAAGCCA CCCCAGAGTCAGGAGGCCGCCCAGCCACCAGCACCCTCAACAGGTTCTCAGCATTGCAGCCACAGCAGCCCTCCTCCGCAGGGCCCTCACATGACTCGGACAGAAGAGTTCCTCAGAG GAACAGCTCGAGCCGGGACCGTGGCAGCGACAGATTCGAGCGTCATGACCGTGGCAGCAACGACCGCTTCGACAGGCGGGATGACCGGCGAGACGACCGGGACAGGAACCGGCCCCCGGTCACCAAGCGGAGCTTTAGCAGGGAGACGGAGgagcacagcagagagagggagcacagcGGCCCTGCTGATCCTGTACGCCGTGTAGCCAGCATGACCGATGACCGGAGCAGCAGAGACCGAGCCAGGAGCAAAGACAATG TGAAGAGGGAAGCTACTCTGACCCCCCCTCCTGCCCAGAACAAACCTGCCTTGAGTGAAGAAATGCTGGAAAAGAAGTCCACAGCTATCATAGAGGAGTACCTACACATCAACGACATGAAG GAGGCGCTGCAGTGTGTAGTGGAGATGAACAGCACCCCGCTGCTCTTTGTATTTGTACGGAGTGGTCTAGAGTCCACTCTGGAGCGCAGCCCCATCGTCAGAGAACGCATGGGCCTGCTGCTGCACCAGCTGTACAAGGCAGGGACCCTGCCCAAAGAGCAGTACTACAGAGG GCTTCAAGAGATACTGGAGGTGGCGGAGGACATGGCCATAGACGTCCCCCACATCTGGCTCTACCTGGCTGAGCTTATTACCCCTATGCTTCACGAAGGAGGCATCCCCATGGGACAGCTCTTCAA GGAGATATCCAAGCCCCTGGTTCCTCAGGGGACGGCTGGAGTTCTGCTGGTCCAGATCCTCACCTTACTCTGCAAAGGAATG AGCCATAAAAAGGCAGGCGCCATGTGGAGGGAGGCGGGGCTTAGCTGGAAAGACTTTCTGCCTGAGGACGAGGACGTCAACAAGTTTGTGACAGAAAAG AATGTGGAGTTCaccctgggaggaggaggagatgatgagAAGAGCAGTAAGAAAGAGCTGAGCTCAGAGGAGCTGAACAAACAGCTGGATAGACTCATACAGGACAAGGCTGACAACCAGAGGATCTATGATTGGGTCGAG GCTAACCTGGACGAGACGCAGATGTCCTCCAACATGTTTGTCAGAGCAGTCATGACATccatctgccagtcagccatcaTCT GTGAGAACCCTTACAAGTTGGATGCGAAGGTGATCACCCGGAGGGCCAAGCTGCTCCACAAGTACCTGAAGGATGAGCAGAAGGAGCTGCAGGCTCTCTACGCCTTGCAGGCCCTCATGGTGGAGATGGAGCAGCCTGCCA ACCTGCTGCGGATGTTCTTTGACACGCTGTATGATGAGGACGTGATCAACGAAGAGGCCTTCAACAAGTGGGAGTCCAGCAAGGACCCCGCAGAGATGCAGGGTAAGGGTGTGGCCCTGAAGTCCGTCACCGCCTTCTTCACCTGGCTCCGTGAGGCCGAGGACGAGGAGTCTGACAACAACAGCTAG